In Nicotiana tabacum cultivar K326 chromosome 2, ASM71507v2, whole genome shotgun sequence, the following proteins share a genomic window:
- the LOC107798384 gene encoding heavy metal-associated isoprenylated plant protein 16, protein MKQKVVIKLSLNGNDQKYRSKAFKIAVSQPGVESAAMKGEEKNQLEVVGDEIDAVTLTNLLRKNLGQAQLVSVGPASTGGGENKDKAGSDTKPQASAAAVTQWQTPYYYTLPQYPVYQVRDSYDDQPVCSIM, encoded by the exons ATGAAG CAAAAGGTGGTTATCAAATTATCCTTAAATGGGAATGATCAGAAATACAGGTCCAAGGCATTCAAGATTGCTGTTTCTCAGCCAG GTGTGGAATCAGCAGCTATGAAAGGGGAAGAGAAAAATCAGTTAGAAGTGGTGGGAGATGAGATTGATGCGGTGACACTGACAAATTTGCTCAGAAAGAATTTGGGGCAGGCACAACTGGTAAGTGTTGGCCCTGCTTCTACTGGTGGTGGCGAAAATAAAGACAAAGCTGGTTCTGATACAAAGCCCCAAGCTTCTGCTGCGGCCGTGACACAGTGGCAAACTCCTTACTATTATACCCTGCCTCAATACCCTGTTTATCAAGTTAGAGATTCATACGATGATCAACCTGTCTGTTCTATTATGTAA
- the LOC107798382 gene encoding heavy metal-associated isoprenylated plant protein 16-like: MKQKVVIRLSLNGNDQKYRTKALKIAVSQPGVESAAMTGEEKNQLEVVGEIDAADLTSLLRKNLGQAELVSVGPAGGGDKKVPDTKPPAAAAAAVAQSQPVLYYYTYPPQYPIYQVGDSYGQSGCSIM; encoded by the exons ATGAAG CAAAAGGTGGTTATCAGATTATCTTTGAACGGGAACGATCAGAAATATCGGACCAAGGCCTTAAAAATTGCTGTTTCTCAGCCAG GTGTGGAATCAGCAGCAATGACGGGGGAAGAAAAGAACCAATTAGAAGTTGTGGGAGAGATAGACGCTGCGGATCTGACGAGCTTGCTCAGGAAAAATTTAGGGCAAGCAGAGCTAGTGAGCGTCGGCCCAGCTGGTGGCGGCGACAAGAAAGTTCCTGATACAAAGCCTCCAGCTGCAGCTGCAGCTGCGGTGGCTCAGTCGCAACCCGTCTTATACTATTATACCTATCCTCCTCAATACCCTATTTACCAAGTTGGAGATTCATATGGTCAATCTGGCTGTTCCATTATGTGA